The Pseudovibrio sp. Tun.PSC04-5.I4 DNA segment TATCTGTGGCGGGCCGTTGATCAGGATGGTTACATTCTGGATGAAATCCTTCAAAAACGGCGCAATACCAAGGCTGCCAAACGTTTGTTGACCCGTCTGCTATCAAGCCAGGGAGTTGCTCCAAAGTGAATGATCACAGGCAAGCTTGGGTCTTATGGAGCGGCGAAACGCAAGGTGATGCCGGCTGTTGAGCACCGCAGCCACAAAGGCTTAAACAATCGTGCGGAGAACTCGCATTTGTCTTTGTAAAAACGAGAGCGAGCCATGCAAAAGTTCAAGTCGCCGGGCCAGCTTCAAAGATTTCTGGCAACCTTCTCCGGCTTGCGCAATCTTTTCGTTCCACCTCACCACCAACGGTCCGCAATCGACATTTACCTCCACCGCATCAACGCTTTCTCACAATGGAAACAAGCCGCTATGCTTGACGTCTAAAATGTGTCCGAAGAAAACGATTGCGGCTATATTCAGGTTAAGTTGATAGCGCCCGCCACAAGCGTAATTTTGCAACAAGGCCCGTTGTTGCGGCTCACCTCAAACAACTTGGCAATGCCGGTGAATTTTGATCTATACTTCAATAATAATCCTACTGATTTTGATATAGAATAAAGGCACTTTATGTCGCATGCCTCTGTTGCAGATTTGGGATATTTCAGCTCATCCAACATACTTTGGAGTGATTGGGTTGAGGCGCATGATCATATGTCCTGCGCATCTATGAATGCGACATATTGTGAAAATACTGAGAATTTCCGTGCCAATGTTTCAGGCCGTATTTTAGGCACCGCAGCCATTGGCAACGTACGTGCGAAAGCCAACACGATTCAAACCAACTTATCCCGCTCCACTGGCAATGAGATAGACGCCATTTATGTGCAATATGTACATCACACCACCGGCTGTTGTATTCTGCGGGACAAGAATGAAATTCCAGTCGCCTCTGGAGATCTTCTTCTCATGGATATGGCCGAACCCCTCGAAGTCATTCATGGCGATTATGAAACAACTTCTGTAATTTTGCCGCGATCAACTTTGAAAAGCATCCAAGTTTCACAAAATATTTATCCAATTCAACTGCTTGGAACTCATGACCCATCTGCTATCTTTTTACGTAATCTGTTGGGTACTCTCAAAGGGCAACTACGTTATCTGGATACGAAGAGCGTTATCACTATTCTGCAATTTGTGGGTGAACTTGCGGTGATGAAACTTGAAAATATAGAGCTCTGCGATGTTCCCGAACTTCAGCAAAAGAGCGCTGATTATTTAAAGCGGCTGAAAGCAAAGGTCATTTTGCGCCGATACCTAGCGAATCCGGATTTCACAGGAAATGAGCTAGCAAAGCTCATGGGTGTGTCCCGCTCTACGCTTTTCCGCCTATTTATAAACACAGGCGGCGCGGGCCAGTACCTTAAGCAAATACGGTTGCTAAAGGCGCGTTATTTGCTTCACCATGCACCACACTTAGATGTCAAAGAAATCTCAGGGCTTTGCGGTTTTAAACGCGCTAGTGGATTTTCTCGGGCTTTCAGGTCTGAGTTCGAGCTCAGCCCCTTGCAGGTACGTGAACATATGACACGCGAAGAAACAAACGCAATGGTTGCCTATGCAACTTGGATACTGGGCAACTAGCCAGAAACGAGCTTGTTTCTTACCCTGTTTTGCTTTGGCAAACCTTTTGAAAGCGCGAAGAGTTATAAATCACGCTCATTCCTACCTTTCCTTTATACACAGACCGCATACCCCTGTGTTCCAGATGATGTGTTTTTCGGCAGAAACGCTTACCCTGGTGTGCCGTGAAAACTTTAGCCGAAAATACTTTGAACTCCACCGCTCTAGCGGTTATTTTAGCACAAAATCAATGCTTTAATTTGTTACCGCGTGGATGGTTGCGCAAATTATAGGCCGGGTAAACTGAGCTTTGCTGGCCTCCTTCATTTCTTTGAGATGGGGCATGTGACCACCTGGTGTTTCCAGCATTACCAAATCGACTGCAACTTAGAAGATCCGTTCTTTTCTAAAGGCGGGTGAGGTGTGCCTGCTGAGTGCTGAAAAAGCTTTGTGTCCACGCTGTATTTAATGAGGAACCTCATGCTCGATTTGCCGGCCCCTATTCACCGAACCCATTTGCGAAACACAACAATACGAGTGAGCGTATTTGCCCTGCTCATGGCTCATGGAATTCAGTTTGCCTCTGCACAATCAAAATACATTCAAGGTGATCCCGTTAGCGTAAGCAGCACGGGGTCATCAGACTATCCAAGCCTTTGGACCGCCGGTACTTTTGTTGTCGGCAATTCGTCGAGTGGAAGCTTACGCCTTGAAAATGGGGGGCAGGTCGCAGCCACCGGCACCTCCGACGCAAAACGTATATCTAGGAGGTATTATGCCAACACTTCGAATTGATGCTCCAAACACCTTTATAAAGTGGCATAAACTCACGGCACTATTTTTCGTTGTGTTAATGACCAGTTTTGCTTGGTTGCTAGCAAATGCAACTGCAGGAACCATCAACTGTCCTATATCTACAGCGAATTTCGTAACAACTATCAATATAAATTTGGATGACGAAACCTGTGTTGATAACTCAAATGGAGCCATCTCACAGATCTCAATTAAGAACATATCCCACCTTAACCAAATCGAAATTACAACTTATAAAAATAACAGCACCCCCGGCGCTGGTGTCTCCAATTTGAAAATCAATGACGATTCATTCACTCCAGATGGATCTGGGAAAATCGTAGCTCCGTTTGGTCAATGCGCTCAAGGCGGTCCAGGATGTGATCTGAACGTCAGTGGAGAGTTTGGCACTACTGGCACATTTTCATTTAATTTATCTGTACCAGGCGGTTTCACTGGAGATGTAACACTCAGCCCGATTACGACTGGAAGCATTAGTACACCAGACACTATTTCAATCACGTCCGGTAGTGGTCAGGATACGGCAATTTCCTCAAGCTTTGGCAATCCGTTGATCGTCACGGTTTCGGATTCAGGCAGCAATCCGGTTTCGGGAGAAACTGTGACGTTTACATCGCCGAGCGGCGTGGCTGGTTTGAGCTTAACGACCCAAACGGCAACAACAAATGCCTCAGGCCAAGCCTCCCTGAGTGCCACAGCAAATGCGGTAGCAGGCGGCCCCTACACAGTCTCAGCCTCAGTCACTGGAGTGGTCGCGTCGGCGGACTTTAGTCTGACCAACAATGCTGGTGAGGCAGATGCTATTTCTGTTGTGTCCGGTAGTGGTCAATCCGCGGAACTAGGCAAACCATTCGGCTCTCAGTTAGTGGTCGTTGTTAAGGACCAAAATAGTAATGTTACGCCAGATGTTTCTGTTGTATTTGAGGCTCCAGCATCGGGCGGTTCCGTGGTTTTCGCCAGTTCGGGTACAAACACTGAGACAGTTTTGACAGACGCCGATGGCTTAGCCACATCCTCCGCAATGACAGCCAATCTAATTTCATCTGAGTTTTTGGGAGAGAATACATTCTCAGACTATTCGGTCACTGCGAGAGTAAATGGGATCACGGCTGCAAGTTTCTCACTCACCAATACACGCAGTTCAGAGGCGGATATTGCACGTACCAGACAAGTAATTGCAACCTTTACAGCAAACAGAGCAGACCGAATTATTGCGGAACAGCCGAATATGGTTACCCGGTTGCAAAGTGGCTCCTTTGGCAACCAAAAAGGAATAAATAACTTATTCTATGATGTGTCGGAAAACAGCCAGAGTGCTTCCTTTCAGTTTAGCCTGGCGGCTTTTCAAAACCGGGCACATAAGAAACAAGATGAAGCCGCAAATGAAGCGGTTCAGCGTATCGCAAATAGCTTTTCCTTGCTTGGGTTTGCGGAACAAGGACAAAGCGCAGGCGGTGCCAATGAGCAAAGTATATTTGAGGCAGTTGCAAACTCTGGCGCCC contains these protein-coding regions:
- a CDS encoding AraC family transcriptional regulator, whose protein sequence is MSHASVADLGYFSSSNILWSDWVEAHDHMSCASMNATYCENTENFRANVSGRILGTAAIGNVRAKANTIQTNLSRSTGNEIDAIYVQYVHHTTGCCILRDKNEIPVASGDLLLMDMAEPLEVIHGDYETTSVILPRSTLKSIQVSQNIYPIQLLGTHDPSAIFLRNLLGTLKGQLRYLDTKSVITILQFVGELAVMKLENIELCDVPELQQKSADYLKRLKAKVILRRYLANPDFTGNELAKLMGVSRSTLFRLFINTGGAGQYLKQIRLLKARYLLHHAPHLDVKEISGLCGFKRASGFSRAFRSEFELSPLQVREHMTREETNAMVAYATWILGN
- a CDS encoding autotransporter domain-containing protein, giving the protein MGGRSQPPAPPTQNVYLGGIMPTLRIDAPNTFIKWHKLTALFFVVLMTSFAWLLANATAGTINCPISTANFVTTININLDDETCVDNSNGAISQISIKNISHLNQIEITTYKNNSTPGAGVSNLKINDDSFTPDGSGKIVAPFGQCAQGGPGCDLNVSGEFGTTGTFSFNLSVPGGFTGDVTLSPITTGSISTPDTISITSGSGQDTAISSSFGNPLIVTVSDSGSNPVSGETVTFTSPSGVAGLSLTTQTATTNASGQASLSATANAVAGGPYTVSASVTGVVASADFSLTNNAGEADAISVVSGSGQSAELGKPFGSQLVVVVKDQNSNVTPDVSVVFEAPASGGSVVFASSGTNTETVLTDADGLATSSAMTANLISSEFLGENTFSDYSVTARVNGITAASFSLTNTRSSEADIARTRQVIATFTANRADRIIAEQPNMVTRLQSGSFGNQKGINNLFYDVSENSQSASFQFSLAAFQNRAHKKQDEAANEAVQRIANSFSLLGFAEQGQSAGGANEQSIFEAVANSGAQTQAEVSGFDFWAQGTYARVNNNDYISDNGLFFAGLDYRYKNIALFGLMAQLDISEEENSSAGTSARGVGWMVGPYSVVRLHQNLFFDARATYGTSSNDVNALGIFEDYFDTVRFLLQAGLTGDFSLGVTTINPFARLTYYYEQQEDYTDSLRNLIPSQDFDLGRLEFGPRVSFDYTTEDGMMFSPFFSLSGICDFKKLQNNIPTDAVLASSDEDIRARIEAGTKVLIPYRGISLESEGFYDGIGASDYEAYGARVNMRIPF